A single window of Mycolicibacterium madagascariense DNA harbors:
- a CDS encoding gluconeogenesis factor YvcK family protein yields MSARIVALGGGHGLYATLSALRRLTPHVTAVVTVADDGGSSGRLRSELDIVPPGDLRMALAALASDTPHGHLWATIMQHRFGGSGALAGHPIGNLLLAGLNEVLADPVAALDELGRILDLKGRVLPMCPIALQIEADVAGLESDPRMSRVIRGQVAVATTVGKVRRVRLLPGNPPATRQAVDAIMAADLVVLGPGSWFTSVIPHVLVPQLVAALQATEARRALVLNLVAEPGETAGFSAERHIHVLAQHAPGFTVHEIVVDAARVPGERERDQLRRTAASLDAQVEFADVSRPGTPLHDPARLAAALERVRLRGRAPVTPTVPTAAARSVDER; encoded by the coding sequence CTGACCCCGCACGTGACGGCGGTGGTCACGGTCGCCGACGACGGCGGTTCGTCGGGTCGGCTGCGCAGCGAGCTGGACATCGTGCCCCCGGGCGATCTACGAATGGCGTTGGCGGCGTTGGCTTCCGACACTCCGCACGGTCACCTGTGGGCCACGATCATGCAGCACCGGTTCGGCGGCAGCGGCGCGCTGGCCGGTCACCCGATCGGCAACCTGCTGCTCGCCGGCTTGAACGAGGTGCTCGCCGATCCGGTCGCCGCGCTCGACGAGCTCGGCCGCATCCTCGACCTCAAGGGCCGGGTGCTGCCGATGTGCCCGATCGCCCTGCAGATCGAGGCCGACGTGGCCGGTCTGGAGTCCGATCCGCGGATGAGCCGCGTGATCAGGGGGCAGGTCGCGGTGGCCACCACGGTCGGCAAGGTCCGCCGGGTGCGGCTGCTGCCCGGCAACCCGCCCGCGACGCGGCAGGCGGTCGACGCGATCATGGCGGCCGACCTGGTGGTGCTCGGCCCCGGCTCGTGGTTCACCAGCGTCATCCCGCACGTGCTGGTGCCCCAGCTGGTGGCGGCACTGCAGGCGACCGAGGCGCGCCGCGCGCTGGTGCTCAACCTGGTGGCCGAGCCGGGTGAGACCGCGGGATTCTCCGCCGAGCGGCACATTCACGTATTGGCCCAGCACGCACCGGGTTTCACCGTGCACGAGATCGTGGTCGACGCAGCCCGCGTGCCCGGAGAGCGCGAACGTGATCAACTGCGGCGCACGGCGGCCAGCCTCGACGCTCAGGTCGAGTTTGCTGACGTATCCAGACCTGGTACACCATTACATGACCCGGCGAGGTTGGCTGCTGCGCTGGAGCGGGTGCGACTGCGCGGCAGGGCACCCGTCACGCCGACGGTGCCAACTGCCGCCGCTCGGTCGGTCGACGAGAGGTGA
- the whiA gene encoding DNA-binding protein WhiA, whose amino-acid sequence MTAEVKDELSRLVINSVSARRAEVASLLRFAGGLHIVSGRVVVEAEVDLGVIARRLRKDIHDLYGYNAVVHVLTASGIRKGTRYVVRVAQDGEALARQTGLLDLRGRPVRGLPAQVVGGSVGDAEAAWRGAFLAHGSLTEPGRSSSLEISCPGPEAALALVGAARRLGVSAKAREVRGSDRVVVRDGEAIGALLTRMGAQDTRLTWEERRLRREVRATANRLANFDDANLRRSARAAVAAAARVERALNILGDSVPDHLSAAGKLRVEHRQASLEELGRLADPPMTKDAVAGRIRRLLSMADRKAKQDGIPDTESAVTPDLLDDA is encoded by the coding sequence ATGACAGCCGAGGTCAAGGACGAGCTCAGCCGACTCGTGATCAACTCGGTCAGCGCGCGTCGGGCCGAGGTCGCCTCCCTGCTGCGCTTCGCCGGGGGCCTGCACATCGTGTCGGGCCGGGTGGTCGTCGAGGCCGAGGTGGACCTCGGGGTGATCGCGCGCCGGCTCCGCAAGGACATCCACGATCTCTACGGCTACAACGCCGTCGTCCACGTGCTGACGGCCAGCGGCATCCGCAAGGGCACCCGCTACGTCGTCAGGGTCGCCCAGGACGGCGAGGCGCTCGCCAGGCAGACCGGGCTGCTCGACCTGCGCGGCCGGCCGGTGCGCGGGCTGCCGGCGCAGGTCGTCGGCGGTAGCGTCGGTGATGCCGAAGCCGCTTGGCGCGGAGCGTTTTTGGCGCACGGCTCGCTGACGGAACCCGGGCGTTCGTCGTCACTGGAGATCAGTTGCCCCGGCCCCGAGGCGGCCCTCGCCCTGGTGGGTGCGGCCCGGCGCCTCGGCGTGAGCGCGAAGGCACGCGAGGTGCGGGGCAGCGACCGCGTCGTCGTGCGCGACGGCGAGGCCATCGGCGCGCTGCTGACCCGGATGGGCGCCCAGGACACCCGGCTGACGTGGGAGGAGCGCCGGCTGCGCCGTGAGGTGCGGGCCACGGCCAACCGCCTGGCCAACTTCGACGATGCGAACCTGCGCCGCTCCGCGCGCGCCGCAGTGGCAGCCGCGGCCCGGGTCGAGCGGGCACTCAACATCCTCGGCGACTCGGTGCCCGACCATCTCTCGGCGGCGGGCAAGCTGCGCGTCGAGCACCGGCAGGCGTCGCTCGAGGAGCTCGGCAGGCTGGCCGATCCGCCGATGACGAAGGACGCGGTCGCCGGCCGCATCCGACGACTGCTGTCGATGGCCGATCGCAAGGCCAAGCAGGACGGCATCCCCGACACCGAGTCCGCGGTGACCCCGGACCTGCTCGACGACGCGTGA